One part of the Sardina pilchardus chromosome 5, fSarPil1.1, whole genome shotgun sequence genome encodes these proteins:
- the LOC134080487 gene encoding uncharacterized protein LOC134080487, producing the protein MDFLDKYCPKKRKKRSPSVCTWTVDGVEEEYVINEKSLTINEGEVQLELVNRKTPEDTHLVSFPLDETFYMKQVRETARETASLAKTGVAQTLEDINKAMGIYGIVAGFIGAGKFFAENDTARGAFTLSQSLHGLGDMTGLNQQISRMSRNIFQKALHRAAGEMGMESVLEKASSSLERFGESTAGNFLKDIPIVGLGFQGYFIAEDIIAIQQSNRSSPNQNKYFGLKVTNLVLDVSTTVLTIAEVAFPPAAIILEPIVIGLTIARMSIGDFYCDIVSELDKLPRGASDFDKMIAVINGLEEGYVDFVTGGLLREMEALDKEEQQNKDLLRNLSTPESYFKITIDDGSTSTLDLMDGILSQYGGFVTVQLLNNGSVKIQVGGVDDGQGGFKTIEKLFYNPSIQSIVLGVGESSQFLYKEKTAHLWWVIPVYHKKVICGEIKLHSSLFGTYYGNDKDNQFTAMQVPAKHTSASSEDPCAHGQIDLEFVIKNYHYTIHGHGGDDSFFMGPQKSVLSGGDGRDLYVFPPSGTNAEIDNFSEDRIEDYMIIKATFDHIDCVRDHTDLLLVYGAQRSRIIIRDWFVHSEADHYQHMTFQSSDGIRFKVEDRVWRKGQFRCMCVAETLDNTKSKVPIAITLEGKYERVVTVIGSAFSDSIVGNQKNNILNGGPGEDKLEGGEGADTYEIFSGEGCDTINNYAKDQKMDLVVFHAPFSRIQAELRSDGLFVFDKNNASSTCVLLGSWDTETAFQHVAFLSADHVTFQILRNQSQLSMMALMVDLSKDTQGSTINLSEPNQHLLYVITVFDSAHDDVITGNSLGNFLSCSGGRDHLQGADGSDKYVIKSGCKEANINNLAKDQSTDVLFLGYPFDKVKATYEWPNLILKVDGPNTKICLRDWLKGEQFQHLLLQTIDGVISKLPSNISESDILTPFEIDLSEEKCTNNKRTFDLSKYPYKKVQRFKAKSSECSYNVIGNSQDNYIDPGIGNAMKYQNLKGGNGSDTYVFGHGYGYVNEIDNEAKDMKTDYLFLGVLYKHITVLLEQNNVVLSSKSRNDSVQVRLLKYQNGPEHQHLVIKSLDGFLFKLNLQSYPYKSVLYIDTSTSTKSCNISCAERGEFSTVSQIYGATDFSNYITGSKSSSIIIGGNNHDYLQGNEGNERIEGLAGNDILIGDSGDDVLFGGTGDDNISGGPGNDMIYGGWGADQIDGGPGVDTIFFSGDVKTSTGVRVDLNLGTGKWADAENDTYTDVEAVSGTNFNDILVGNDDDNELVGKFGNDTLIPWHGSDYLFGGPGNDLYILDDCSGVKHINNFASDKALDHIVIQDFNPEDACFFLQERTLVIAFRRHSPLLSLLQRDSLTILMDNWSNNGSFYQHVDFVFANDTTEKSSFFNSAVDIGPTVLELNSTSHTLFLRPLNETAIEVKVNVLHEEDQTVHKMEVQLKYYLEVSDQLFFSDSLHWEKQPVIMYSGFLSGVIYHFKLYVALCELPVLVLTEAMQRTPPTPPTNLTVTHISHDRIEIEWTAPPTASDPNNSKYIYLVQYGPWDTMPLEFETSLTSAKITDLKSGTGYTLSVSSVIEGVESLSREVNIETPNLCTNFAVPEGTTVINEKMTQFGAVVVIECEKGFQLISSPEILCSEERDLQPCVPKPCTHQGRFITHGTNNMEVCFENVYFSRCQLGVFHPPIPVCCPPLPYILNSHVAIISIYSYREIRAVFTCESGYLLTGPNHLTCDLTTGKWSRPYPQLPSCSSKRCPDPPHVSHGSFTSPLKSRDFEEGDTLVLECDDQYHPSDNEWITCRDGGWELFSSCTPNARLTHSYKEGYKLHGILEQWRLGVWTYRVDFSDARRLSEFCCKERGLELHAIRRLSHIKVECIGIKLETHGRKYMGKAVGNIDGNGWEEICIEEPSAARSYCQMLFQSQEWTVSVRSRPRFYAGYSYRCDHHHECHFQKKGQSCFSYIQCRAMCDPFPIPNGRAECDLLEGHMCSVSCNRLFNLQGSSEIWCTSNGWSSNPYCIESGECGYDHERGPHSVGCLKKLWTSVGCHLEANLSPTKREDYWSMYNHWTVAEVRGKMASLPLNEDFHYNPDCEVEECFPGHATVLTSDGTGKTMAELKLGDRVLAMNAHGQLVFSEVILWLDRRPAAVEHYVLLTTEGSPEPLALSDDHVTFIATSNGTATSATDMIPVFAKDLQRGHLLFRHDPGTGSLVARCVTNVQDSKDLGAYAPMTVEGNLIVDGHLVSCYALQCRQYLAHLPFAPYRLLHTLRSYVPFFSKLFPLKHQAEEEGMHWYANAWHHVGKWFDYPFGETCYPRELQQYLYP; encoded by the exons ATGGATTTTTTAGACAAGTATTGTccaaagaaaaggaagaaaagaagcCCTTCAGTGTGCACATGGACAGTGGATGGTGTTGAAGAAGAGTATGTGATTAATGAGAAGTCCTTAACCATTAATGAAGGGGAAGTTCAGCTGGAGTTAGTCAACAGAAAGACTCCAGAAGACACTCACttggtctcttttcctcttgaTGAGACATTTTACATGAAGCAGGTTAGGGAGACAGCAAGGGAGACTGCATCCTTGGCAAAAACAGGTGTGGCTCAAACCTTGGAGGACATCAACAAAGCCATGGGAATATATGGAATTGTCGCTGGATTCATTGGGGCAGGGAAGTTTTTTGCAGAAAATGACACTGCCAGAGGGGCCTTCACTCTAAGCCAGTCTCTTCATGGACTTGGGGACATGACAGGGCTGAATCAACAGATCTCCAGAATGTCCCGGAACATATTCCAGAAGGCCCTCCATCGAGCAGCTGGGGAAATGGGCATGGAAAGTGTACTAGAAAAAGCTAGCAGTTCATTGGAGAGATTCGGTGAGAGTACTGCCGGAAACTTTCTTAAAGACATTCCCATTGTTGGCCTGGGCTTTCAAGGATATTTTATTGCAGAGGACATCATTGCCATCCAACAGAGCAACAGATCCAGCCCAAATCAGAATAAGTACTTTGGTCTGAAGGTCACAAATCTTGTTTTGGATGTGTCAACAACTGTGCTCACAATTGCGGAGGTGGCTTTCCCTCCTGCAGCCATCATCCTGGAGCCCATTGTCATTGGCTTGACAATAGCCAGAATGTCCATTGGTGACTTTTACTGTGATATAGTCAGTGAGCTAGATAAACTGCCCCGAGGAGCTAGTGATTTTGATAAGATGATTGCCGTCATAAATGGACTAGAAGAAGGCTATGTGGATTTTGTCACTGGGGGGCTGTTAAGAGAAATGGAGGCACTTGACAAGGAGGAGCAGCAGAATAAAGACCTCTTGCGCAACCTCTCAACCCCTGAGTCCTACTTCAAAATAACAATTGATGACGGAAGCACAAGCACATTAGACCTGATGGACGGAATTCTCTCCCAGTATGGGGGATTTGTAACAGTCCAACTGCTCAACAATGGCAGTGTGAAAATACAAGTAGGAGGGGTGGATGATGGGCAGGGTGGGTTCAAGACAATCGAGAAATTATTCTATAACCCTAGTATTCAGAGTATTGTACTGGGAGTAGGAGAATCATCTCAATTCCTCTACAAAGAAAAGACCGCCCATTTGTGGTGGGTCATCCCAGTGTATCATAAAAAAGTAATTTGCGGAGAGATTAAACTGCACTCCTCCTTGTTTGGCACATACTATGGCAATGACAAAGATAATCAGTTTACCGCCATGCAAGTACCTGCAAAGCACACTTCTGCCAGTTCTGAAGATCCATGTGCTCATGGGCAAATAGACTTAGAGTTTGTCATTAAGAATTACCATTACACCATCCATGGCCATGGAGGAGATGATAGCTTCTTCATGGGGCCACAGAAATCTGTGCTATCAGGTGGAGATGGAAGAGACCTCTATGTTTTTCCACCAAGTGGAACTAACGCAGAGATTGATAATTTTTCTGAGGATAGGATAGAAGATTACATGATTATAAAGGCAACTTTCGATCACATTGACTGTGTTCGGGATCACACAGATCTTCTCCTTGTATATGGAGCACAAAGAAGCAGAATTATTATTAGGGACTGGTTTGTGCACAGCGAGGCTGATCATTACCAGCACATGACTTTTCAGTCATCCGATGGCATCAGGTTTAAGGTAGAGGACAGAGTATGGAGAAAAGGCCAATTCCGTTGTATGTGTGTTGCTGAAACTCTAGACAATACGAAGTCAAAGGTTCCCATAGCCATTACTTTAGAGGGAAAGTATGAACGTGTGGTCACAGTAATAGGGAGTGCCTTTAGTGACAGCATTGTGGGTAATCAAAAGAACAATATCCTCAATGGGGGCCCTGGGGAAGATAAgttggagggaggagaaggagctgaTACTTATGAGATCTTTAGCGGAGAGGGCTGTGACACAATTAACAACTATGCCAAGGACCAGAAGATGGACCTGGTGGTGTTTCACGCGCCTTTCAGTCGAATCCAAGCAGAACTGCGGAGTGATGGTCTCTTCGTGTTTGATAAAAATAATGCCAGTTCAACTTGTGTGCTACTGGGAAGCTGGGACACTGAGACAGCTTTTCAACATGTGGCCTTTCTGTCAGCTGATCATGTGACTTTTCAGATCTTAAGGAACCAAAGTCAGCTGTCAATGATGGCACTTATGGTCGACCTGAGCAAAGACACCCAAGGCAGCACAATCAATCTCTCTGAACCTAATCAACACCTGCTCTACGTCATAACTGTCTTTGATTCGGCCCATGATGATGTCATCACTGGCAATAGTCTTGGGAACTTCCTCAGCTGTAGTGGAGGCAGGGACCACTTGCAGGGAGCTGATGGGAGTGATAAATATGTAATAAAATCTGGATGCAAAGAGGCAAATATTAATAACTTAGCAAAGGACCAGTCCACTGATGTGCTATTCCTTGGATATCCATTTGATAAAGTTAAAGCAACGTATGAATGGCCAAATCTGATTTTAAAAGTTGATGGTCCAAACACAAAAATATGTCTACGTGACTGGCTCAAAGGTGAACAGTTCCAGCACCTGCTATTGCAAACTATTGATGGCGTAATTTCAAAACTACCTTCAAATATATCTGAATCAGACATTTTAACTCCGTTTGAGATAGACTTAAGTGAAGAAAAATGCACAAATAATAAAAGAACATTTGATTTGAGTAAATATCCCTATAAAAAGGTGCAAAGGTTCAAAGCAAAATCTAGTGAGTGTTCATATAATGTGATTGGAAACTCTCAGGATAACTATATCGACCCAGGAATTGGCAATGCCATGAAATATCAAAATCTGAAGGGTGGCAATGGGTCAGACACTTATGTCTTCGGTCATGGATATGGCTATGTGAATGAAATTGATAATGAAGCCAAAGACATGAAAACAGATTATTTATTTCTTGGAGTTCTGTACAAGCATATCACTGTCCTTTTGGAGCAGAATAATGTTGTTTTATCCTCCAAGTCCAGGAATGACTCAGTTCAAGTCCGATTACTGAAGTATCAAAATGGTCCTGAACACCAACATCTTGTGATAAAATCGTTAGATGGATTTTTGTTTAAGCTAAACCTTCAGTCATACCCATACAAGTCTGTACTTTACATTGACACTTCAACATCCACCAAGAGCTGTAACATTAGTTGTGCTGAGAGGGGCGAGTTCTCCACAGTTTCCCAAATTTATGGAGCCACAGACTTCAGTAACTATATAACTGGTAGTAAGAGTAGTTCAATAATCATAGGGGGCAACAACCATGACTACCTCCAGGGTAATGAAGGCAATGAGAGAATAGAAGGTCTTGCAGGAAATGATATCTTAATAGGTGACAGTGGGGATGATGTTCTATTTGGTGGAACTGGGGATGATAACATCTCTGGGGGGCCAGGAAATGATATGATTTATGGTGGCTGGGGAGCTGACCAGATAGATGGGGGGCCAGGGGTTGATACCATCTTTTTCAGTGGAGATGTAAAGACATCCACAGGAGTCAGAGTGGATCTGAATTTGGGCACAGGCAAGTGGGCAGATGCTGAGAATGACACCTACACCGACGTGGAGGCAGTGAGCGGCACAAACTTCAATGACATTCTCGTTGGAAATGATGACGACAATGAGCTAGTCGGGAAGTTTGGTAATGACACACTCATACCATGGCACGGCTCAGATTACCTCTTTGGTGGGCCTGGAAATGACCTGTACATATTAGATGACTGCAGTGGAGTTAAACACATCAATAACTTTGCCTCAGATAAAGCCCTTGACCACATTGTCATTCAGGACTTCAACCCTGAAGATGCCTGCTTCTTCCTGCAGGAGAGAACCCTCGTCATTGCATTCAGACGTCACAGCCCTTTGCTCAGTCTCCTCCAACGAGATTCTCTCACTATTCTTATGGATAACTGGAGTAACAACGGATCATTTTACCAGCATGTGGATTTTGTCTTTGCTAATGATACAACAGAAAAGAGCTCATTCTTCAACTCAGCTGTAGATATTGGCCCAACTGTGCTGGAGTTAAACTCAACCAGTCATACCCTTTTTTTGAGACCACTAAATGAAACAGCAATAGAGGTTAAGGTTAATGTTCTGCATGAGGAAGACCAAACAGTCCACAAAATGGAAGTTCAACTGAAGTACTATCTGGAGGTGTCTGATCAGTTATTCTTCAGTGATAGTCTCCATTGGGAAAAACAACCTGTCATCATGTACTCTGGGTTTCTCTCGGGTGTTATTTACCATTTTAAGTTATATGTGGCTCTGTGTGAGTTGCCTGTTCTTGTGCTTACTGAAGCAATGCAGAGaacaccaccaacccccccgaCGAATCTAACTGTAACTCATATCTCTCATGACAGAATAGAGATCGAATGGACTGCCCCACCAACTGCATCTGACCCAAACAAcagtaaatacatttatttagttCAGTACGGTCCTTGGGATACAATGCCTCTAGAGTTCGAAACCTCTCTTACTAGTGCAAAGATTACAGATTTAAAATCAGGGACAGGGTACACACTATCTGTCTCATCAGTTATAGAAGGAGTGGAAAGTCTTTCTAGAGAAGTCAATATAGAGACTCCTAACCTGTGCACTAACTTTGCTGTACCTGAGGGCACAACAGTTATTAATGAGAAGATGACACAATTTGGTGCAGTGGTGGTGATAGAGTGCGAGAAAGGTTTTCAGCTTATTTCTAGTCCAGAGATCCTCTGTTCAGAAGAGAGGGATCTCCAACCATGTGTCCCCAAGCCATGCACCCATCAGGGAAGGTTCATAACACATGGTACTAATAATATggaagtttgttttgaaaacgtttaTTTCAGTAGATGTCAGTTAGGAGTATTTCACCCTCCCATCCCAGTCTGTTGTCCACCACTGCCATACATCTTAAATAGTCATGTAGCTATAATATCCATTTATTCATATAGAGAAATTAGAGCTGTCTTCACCTGTGAGTCGGGATACCTGCTTACAGGACCCAATCACCTTACCTGTGACCTAACTACAGGAAAGTGGTCCAGGCCTTATCCCCAGTTGCCATCCTGTTCTTCCAAGCGCTGTCCAGACCCACCCCATGTTTCCCATGGCAGCTTCACCTCACCACTGAAGTCTAGGGACTTTGAAGAGGGTGATACTTTGGTGCTGGAATGTGATGATCAGTACCATCCCTCTGACAATGAATGGATAACATGCAGAGATGGTGGATGGGAACTGTTCTCTTCCTGTACACCAAATGCCCGTCTGACCCACTCCTACAAAGAAGGTTACAAACTCCATGGAATACTCGAGCAATGGAGGTTAGGTGTATGGACTTATAGAGTTGACTTTTCAGATGCCAGACGCCTATCTGAATTCTGCTGTAAAGAAAGAGGGTTAGAGCTTCATGCAATAAGAAGACTGTCGCACATAAAGGTAGAATGTATTGGCATAAAACTTGAGACCCATGGCAGAAAATACATGGGCAAAGCTGTGGGAAACATCGATGGAAATGGCTGGGAGGAGATATGTATAGAAGAGCCCTCTGCAGCAAGGTCTTACTGTCAGATGCTGTTTCAAAGTCAAG AGTGGACAGTGTCTGTACGGAGCAGGCCAAGATTCTATGCTGGGTACTCATATCGTTGTGACCACCATCATGAATGCCATTTCCAGAAAAAAGGACAGTCTTGCTTCAGTTACATCCAGTGCAGAGCCATGTGCGATCCTTTCCCCATTCCCAATGGCCGGGCCGAATGTGACTTACTTGAAGGCCATATGTGCTCTGTGTCTTGTAATCGACTTTTCAACCTCCAAGGATCCTCTGAAATATGGTGCACAAGCAATGGTTGGTCAAGCAACCCCTATTGCATAG AAAGTGGAGAATGTGGCTATGACCATGAAAGAGGACCTCATTCAGTTGGCTGCTTGAAAAAGCTATGGACTTCCGTTGGTTGTCATCTAGAAGCTAACCTTTCCCCGACCAAAAGAGAAGATTACTGGTCTATGTACAATCACTGGACAGTTGCTGAGGTGAGGGGAAAGATGGCAAGTTTACCGCTTAATGAGGATTTCCATTATAACCCTGATTGTGAGGTTGAAGAGTGTTTCCCTGGTCATGCCACTGTGCTCACCAGTGACGGGACGGGTAAGACTATGGCAGAGCTGAAGCTGGGGGATAGAGTCCTTGCCATGAATGCTCACGGACAGCTGGTCTTCAGCGAGGTCATCCTGTGGCTGGACCGCCGTCCCGCCGCAGTGGAGCACTATGTCCTCCTGACGACAGAGGGATCCCCAGAACCGCTCGCCCTGTCAGATGACCACGTCACTTTCATCGCCACGTCCAACGGAACTGCCACCTCAGCCACTGACATGATCCCGGTGTTCGCCAAAGACCTGCAGAGGGGTCACCTGCTCTTCCGTCACGACCCAGGAACTGGTTCATTGGTGGCCCGCTGTGTGACTAATGTCCAGGACTCGAAGGACTTGGGTGCCTATGCCCCCATGACTGTGGAGGGGAATCTGATTGTAGATGGGCACCTGGTGTCCTGCTATGCCCTGCAGTGTCGTCAGTACCTTGCCCACCTCCCATTCGCCCCCTACAGGCTCCTCCACACACTGCGCTCTTATGTCCCTTTCTTTTCAAAGCTGTTTCCTCTAAAACaccaggcggaggaggagggcatgCATTGGTATGCCAATGCCTGGCACCATGTGGGTAAATGGTTTGATTACCCCTTTGGGGAAACATGCTACCCTAGAGAGCTGCAACAGTACCTATATCCTTGA